One window of Dehalobacterium formicoaceticum genomic DNA carries:
- a CDS encoding GIY-YIG nuclease family protein, whose product MNYVYMIQCRDGSYYTGWTTNLEKRLEEHNQGKGAKYTRGRGPVLLKYHEEFETKEEAMRREYLIKQMSRKEKGELLKGQ is encoded by the coding sequence ATGAATTATGTCTATATGATACAGTGTCGGGACGGCAGCTATTATACCGGTTGGACCACAAATTTAGAAAAAAGATTAGAAGAGCATAATCAGGGAAAAGGGGCTAAGTACACCAGGGGACGGGGTCCGGTTCTTTTAAAATATCATGAGGAATTTGAGACGAAGGAGGAAGCTATGCGCCGGGAATATTTGATTAAACAAATGTCTCGTAAGGAAAAAGGGGAATTATTGAAGGGTCAATAG
- a CDS encoding Ig-like domain-containing protein, with translation MRTSKIIKKMQGKGVVIVKKHGLRTGLIASLVVINLLLTGFLIPSPIYGDEESEPNQAPQATNDTYEYESGSKHLYIKAPGVLENDTDSNGDELTVNTTPVKQPKYGTVKLYADGGFTYYRDGSGTCFTCPDSFTYEVSDGELTAEAKVTILVINDDDMAPVAGDDSFETKMNEALVIAPEDYQDNDYDEDGDELTFALVNQPAKGTASMASDGTITYTPNTGFVGKDKFDYSVSDGHCTVEATITITVKAADPGDKNLPPVAKDDEYTTDKNKPIDITDYLDNDSDPEGDELTSERTGDPEHGTVTDNEDGTFTYTPDQDFVGRDCFTYQISDGEFTSQANICITIKDPGQGDENLPPVANDDEYTTDKNKPIDITNYLDNDSDPEEDELTVERTSNPEHGTVTDNEDGSYTYTPDQDFVGRDCFTYRIFDGEFYDEANICITIKDPNSDDDNPPVAKDDRYTTRKNRTLTVDLPGILVNDSDPDGDTIIVDVDTVSDPDHGTLTQNEDGSFTYKPDTGYTGKDTYTYRVFDGKYYSEFATVTITIRSSSSGGGGSSNNRDDDPRDNTPTPEVPAEPGPQNPPVVTPEPEPVPPVQPAPAPTPAPAPTPTPTPTPGPTPVAQAKPPVHELPKTGANPLPLAGLGTMLVGLGIYLKRS, from the coding sequence ATGCGTACTTCTAAAATCATTAAAAAAATGCAAGGGAAAGGAGTGGTAATCGTAAAGAAACACGGGTTAAGAACAGGATTGATTGCATCGTTGGTCGTGATCAATTTGCTTCTGACAGGTTTTCTGATCCCCAGCCCTATTTACGGTGATGAGGAAAGTGAACCCAACCAAGCGCCACAAGCAACTAATGATACATATGAGTATGAATCAGGCAGCAAACATCTGTACATAAAAGCACCCGGCGTATTGGAAAATGACACAGATTCTAATGGGGACGAACTTACCGTCAATACCACCCCGGTGAAGCAGCCCAAATACGGTACCGTGAAATTATATGCAGATGGCGGCTTTACCTATTATCGCGACGGAAGTGGCACCTGCTTTACTTGCCCGGACAGCTTTACCTATGAAGTGAGCGATGGCGAACTGACCGCAGAAGCAAAAGTAACTATTCTGGTAATCAACGATGATGACATGGCTCCGGTGGCAGGGGACGACTCTTTTGAAACAAAGATGAATGAAGCTTTGGTGATTGCCCCCGAAGACTACCAGGACAACGATTATGATGAAGATGGTGATGAGCTGACCTTTGCCTTGGTAAACCAACCGGCAAAAGGCACAGCCAGCATGGCTTCCGACGGTACTATCACTTACACCCCGAATACTGGCTTTGTCGGTAAAGACAAATTCGATTACTCCGTAAGCGACGGTCATTGCACTGTTGAGGCTACCATTACTATCACAGTCAAAGCTGCGGATCCCGGTGACAAGAATCTTCCCCCCGTGGCCAAAGATGACGAGTACACCACGGACAAGAATAAGCCCATTGACATCACCGACTACTTGGATAATGACAGTGATCCCGAAGGAGACGAACTCACATCCGAGCGTACCGGCGACCCGGAACACGGCACTGTTACAGACAATGAGGACGGAACCTTCACCTACACTCCGGATCAGGACTTTGTAGGCAGAGACTGCTTTACCTATCAGATTTCCGATGGTGAATTTACTTCTCAAGCTAACATCTGCATCACCATCAAAGATCCGGGCCAAGGTGACGAGAATCTTCCCCCCGTGGCCAATGATGACGAATACACCACGGACAAGAATAAGCCCATTGACATTACCAACTACCTGGATAATGACAGCGATCCCGAAGAAGACGAGCTTACAGTTGAGCGCACAAGCAACCCGGAACACGGCACTGTTACCGACAATGAAGACGGTTCCTACACCTACACTCCGGATCAGGACTTTGTAGGCAGAGACTGCTTTACCTATCGGATTTTCGATGGGGAATTTTATGATGAAGCTAACATCTGCATCACCATCAAAGACCCGAATAGCGATGATGACAATCCCCCCGTGGCCAAAGATGATCGCTACACGACGCGAAAAAACAGAACACTTACCGTTGACCTGCCTGGGATTTTAGTCAATGACAGTGATCCCGACGGAGATACCATTATAGTTGATGTTGATACCGTAAGCGACCCCGACCATGGCACCTTAACGCAAAATGAAGACGGGTCCTTTACCTACAAGCCGGACACCGGCTACACAGGAAAAGACACCTATACCTACCGGGTTTTTGACGGCAAATATTACAGTGAATTTGCCACAGTAACGATTACGATCAGATCCAGCAGCAGTGGCGGCGGCGGTTCCTCTAACAACAGGGATGATGATCCCCGAGATAACACGCCGACTCCGGAAGTTCCTGCTGAACCAGGTCCGCAGAATCCGCCGGTAGTTACCCCGGAACCGGAACCAGTGCCTCCTGTGCAACCCGCACCGGCACCGACACCTGCTCCGGCACCAACACCAACACCAACACCGACACCAGGCCCCACACCGGTAGCACAGGCTAAGCCTCCGGTTCATGAATTACCGAAAACTGGTGCCAATCCCCTGCCCTTGGCTGGACTGGGCACAATGTTAGTTGGACTGGGAATCTATCTCAAGAGATCGTAA
- a CDS encoding sortase: MLYPFFTSIYSRIGQWYLTEEDVPFQDTEYPGLIDSGQEPPAIEEKEPTQLEKQMIMKLEIPAINLAVGVVQGTRPKDLRIGPGWYQESALPGKGNTAIAGHLNIYGSWFRNLDKLQEGDVINLTYQGNTYVYQTEKVFSIASDDWTVIQPRGYNALTLTTCDSQGRDQLRLAVQARLID, from the coding sequence ATGCTGTATCCCTTCTTTACCTCTATTTACTCCCGAATCGGACAATGGTATTTGACGGAAGAAGATGTTCCCTTCCAAGATACAGAATACCCAGGCCTGATTGATTCCGGTCAGGAGCCTCCAGCCATTGAAGAAAAAGAGCCTACCCAGCTGGAAAAACAGATGATCATGAAACTGGAAATCCCAGCCATCAACCTGGCTGTGGGAGTGGTTCAGGGAACCAGGCCAAAAGATCTCCGCATCGGCCCAGGTTGGTATCAGGAATCAGCCTTGCCTGGGAAGGGAAACACGGCTATTGCCGGACATTTGAACATCTATGGATCTTGGTTTCGCAACCTTGACAAGCTGCAAGAGGGTGATGTGATCAACCTTACCTATCAAGGGAACACCTATGTTTATCAGACAGAAAAGGTATTCTCCATCGCCAGCGATGACTGGACAGTGATTCAGCCCCGCGGTTATAACGCTTTAACCTTAACAACCTGTGATAGCCAAGGTCGTGATCAGCTCAGACTGGCTGTGCAAGCCCGACTGATTGATTGA
- the rbr gene encoding rubrerythrin, with protein sequence MKDLKGTKTEKNLWEAFAGESMARNKYTYFASTAKKEGYEQIAGYFLETADNEKEHAKLWFKKLQGIGNTAENLKAAAAGENGEWTEMYKRMAADAREEGFEELAQLFDGVAGVEQKHEERYLKLLANLEEGKVFKKDGKVYWKCRNCGHIHEGDAAPEVCPVCDHPQAHFEILCKNY encoded by the coding sequence ATGAAGGATTTGAAAGGAACAAAAACTGAAAAGAATTTATGGGAAGCTTTTGCGGGGGAATCGATGGCTCGAAATAAGTATACCTATTTTGCTTCCACTGCCAAAAAAGAAGGCTATGAGCAAATAGCCGGATATTTTCTGGAAACGGCCGATAATGAAAAAGAACATGCCAAGCTGTGGTTTAAAAAACTCCAGGGAATCGGCAACACGGCAGAAAACCTGAAGGCTGCAGCTGCCGGTGAAAACGGGGAATGGACCGAAATGTATAAACGAATGGCTGCTGACGCCCGGGAAGAAGGCTTTGAGGAATTGGCCCAATTGTTTGACGGTGTCGCAGGAGTGGAGCAAAAGCATGAGGAACGTTACCTGAAACTTCTTGCCAACCTGGAGGAAGGAAAAGTCTTCAAAAAGGACGGTAAAGTCTATTGGAAGTGCCGCAACTGCGGTCATATTCATGAAGGAGACGCGGCACCGGAGGTTTGTCCCGTTTGCGACCATCCCCAGGCTCATTTCGAAATCCTGTGCAAAAACTACTAA
- a CDS encoding desulfoferrodoxin, whose amino-acid sequence MTNLREIYKCTTCANLIEVVFTDGSPLVCCGDSMTKMEAKSEDTGNEKHVPVVEAHPDGGILVKVGSVAHPMEEKHYIAFIEVLTKDRVLRAELKPGQKPEAEFCTDLDQVVEVREYCNIHGLWTNK is encoded by the coding sequence ATGACCAATTTAAGGGAGATTTATAAATGCACTACTTGTGCCAACCTGATTGAAGTTGTTTTTACCGACGGATCCCCCTTGGTTTGTTGTGGTGATTCCATGACCAAAATGGAGGCGAAGTCTGAAGATACCGGCAATGAAAAACATGTGCCCGTGGTGGAAGCTCATCCTGATGGAGGGATTCTCGTTAAAGTGGGCAGTGTAGCACATCCGATGGAAGAAAAACACTATATTGCATTTATTGAGGTGTTAACAAAAGATCGGGTGCTGCGGGCGGAGTTGAAACCTGGTCAGAAACCGGAAGCAGAGTTCTGCACAGATTTGGATCAGGTGGTTGAAGTCAGGGAATATTGCAACATCCACGGTCTTTGGACGAATAAATAA
- a CDS encoding FprA family A-type flavoprotein, protein MKAVKVKDNIYWVGGIDWDIRNFHGYLTPRGSTYNAYLIIDEKITLVDTVKHYLFDEMLERISSVIDPQKIDYVVSNHVEMDHSGGLPKTMALLPKAKLVTSASGEKGLKAHYSGDWDYMVVKSGDTLNLGSRNLTFVQTPMVHWPDNMVTYLGEDRILFSNDAFGQHIASPERFDDEMKLGILLEEAGKYYANIVFPYGSQVQKALEAVATLDIEIIAPSHGIIWRSQIPAILEEYKKWAGNETENKAVIVYDSMWGSTEKMAYAIYRAFEAKGVKTRVMNLKVDHISEVIPEVLTAKYICVGSPTLNNNMMPTVAAFLTYMKGLAPKNRIGLAFGSYGWGGQSVGQVEEVLQGAGFQIMEQAKLNYVPTADQLEAITRKIEEGI, encoded by the coding sequence ATGAAAGCTGTTAAGGTGAAAGATAATATATATTGGGTGGGGGGAATTGACTGGGATATCCGCAATTTCCATGGTTATCTTACTCCCAGAGGATCTACTTACAATGCTTATTTGATTATTGACGAAAAAATAACCTTAGTAGATACCGTAAAACATTATTTATTTGATGAGATGCTGGAGCGGATTTCCTCGGTGATTGATCCTCAGAAAATCGATTATGTGGTATCCAACCATGTGGAAATGGATCATTCGGGGGGTTTGCCTAAGACCATGGCTCTTCTCCCTAAGGCGAAGCTTGTGACCTCAGCCAGCGGAGAGAAAGGCCTAAAGGCTCATTATAGCGGGGATTGGGATTACATGGTGGTTAAGTCAGGAGATACACTGAATCTGGGCAGCCGTAATTTGACCTTTGTGCAAACCCCTATGGTTCATTGGCCGGATAATATGGTCACTTATTTGGGAGAGGATCGAATTCTTTTTTCCAACGATGCTTTTGGCCAGCATATTGCCTCTCCGGAACGCTTTGACGACGAGATGAAATTGGGGATTCTGCTGGAAGAGGCTGGTAAATATTATGCCAATATTGTTTTCCCTTACGGCAGCCAGGTCCAAAAGGCTTTAGAAGCAGTGGCCACTTTAGATATTGAGATCATTGCACCCAGTCATGGGATCATTTGGCGTTCTCAGATTCCGGCAATTTTAGAAGAATACAAGAAATGGGCCGGTAATGAGACGGAGAATAAAGCGGTCATTGTATACGATAGTATGTGGGGATCCACAGAAAAGATGGCCTATGCTATCTATCGGGCCTTTGAAGCTAAAGGGGTAAAAACCAGGGTCATGAACCTGAAGGTAGATCATATTTCCGAAGTGATACCGGAGGTCCTCACTGCTAAATATATATGTGTGGGTTCGCCTACCTTGAATAATAATATGATGCCCACGGTTGCAGCCTTCCTAACCTATATGAAAGGGCTGGCACCTAAGAATAGAATAGGCTTAGCCTTTGGTTCTTACGGCTGGGGAGGTCAGAGTGTTGGTCAAGTGGAAGAGGTGCTGCAAGGAGCCGGTTTTCAGATCATGGAGCAGGCCAAATTAAATTACGTTCCTACTGCTGATCAATTAGAGGCAATTACCAGAAAAATTGAGGAGGGAATATGA
- the rd gene encoding rubredoxin, producing the protein MDTKIFHKLSYGLYVIGSTKDGAMNGQIANTVFQISSDPATVAISINKNNLTNEFIKASKVFSVSILPKTVPLNLIGHFGFKSGREFDKYQSISYKKGVAGAPILLENSVGYIECEVINSLEVETHTIFIGKVVDAEVLSQEDPMTYAYYHQVKRGSAPSGAPAQKNEEPKSKTETTDNKEGKGMKKYVCSVCGYVYDPAEGDPDSGVAPGTAFEDIPDDWVCPVCGVGKDQFEVEE; encoded by the coding sequence ATGGACACAAAGATTTTTCATAAATTAAGTTATGGGTTATACGTTATTGGTTCCACCAAAGATGGAGCAATGAACGGACAAATCGCCAATACTGTTTTCCAAATTTCCTCTGACCCAGCCACAGTGGCTATTAGCATCAACAAGAATAATTTAACCAATGAGTTCATCAAAGCCAGCAAAGTTTTTTCTGTTTCGATTTTACCAAAAACAGTTCCTTTAAATTTGATTGGACATTTTGGCTTTAAGTCCGGTCGGGAGTTTGATAAATATCAATCCATTTCATACAAAAAAGGTGTTGCGGGTGCTCCGATACTCCTGGAAAATTCGGTGGGTTATATAGAATGTGAAGTAATAAACAGCTTGGAAGTAGAAACCCATACGATTTTTATCGGGAAAGTTGTAGATGCGGAAGTGTTAAGCCAGGAAGATCCGATGACTTATGCTTATTATCATCAGGTGAAGCGAGGATCAGCACCTTCCGGTGCACCTGCTCAAAAGAATGAAGAACCTAAGAGTAAAACGGAAACAACAGATAACAAGGAGGGTAAAGGTATGAAAAAATATGTATGTTCTGTTTGTGGTTATGTTTATGATCCCGCAGAAGGGGATCCGGATTCCGGCGTCGCCCCGGGAACTGCCTTCGAAGACATTCCTGATGATTGGGTATGTCCGGTCTGCGGGGTAGGTAAAGATCAGTTTGAGGTGGAAGAATAA
- the cobK gene encoding precorrin-6A reductase — protein MILVLGGTGDALDIACALYRITSNVIISTATAYGFEVSQERFPGKIVHGKMDREALKKFILDQAIDYVVDASHPYAENLSRNAIAVCQDLGVNYLRFERSTIEEGRKERILCANLAEAGAVAENLPGRIFITTGINNIDQMISRITDKKRLTVRVLPQSDSIKKLEDLGLNPDHIIAMKGPFSEEMNTLMFQETQSAILICKDSGIQGGTDNKLRAAERLGMQVILIRRPDLIYPNKFSNIDEIGEYFKNLRPHKQY, from the coding sequence ATGATATTAGTCCTGGGAGGAACCGGTGATGCCCTGGATATTGCATGTGCTCTTTACCGGATAACCTCGAATGTGATCATCAGCACGGCAACGGCATATGGTTTTGAGGTCTCCCAGGAGCGCTTTCCCGGAAAAATAGTTCATGGAAAGATGGATCGGGAGGCTCTAAAAAAATTTATTCTGGATCAGGCCATCGATTATGTGGTGGATGCCTCCCATCCCTATGCTGAGAATCTTTCCCGCAATGCTATTGCTGTTTGTCAGGATTTAGGGGTGAACTATCTTCGTTTCGAACGCTCGACGATCGAAGAGGGACGAAAAGAAAGAATTCTTTGTGCAAATTTGGCAGAAGCAGGCGCCGTTGCGGAAAATTTACCGGGCAGAATATTTATCACCACCGGGATCAATAATATTGATCAGATGATTTCTCGGATCACGGATAAAAAACGCCTTACGGTGCGGGTTCTTCCCCAATCAGATTCTATTAAAAAATTGGAAGATCTAGGCTTAAATCCGGATCATATTATCGCTATGAAGGGTCCCTTTTCTGAAGAGATGAATACTCTGATGTTTCAGGAGACCCAGTCGGCGATTTTGATTTGTAAGGACAGCGGTATTCAGGGGGGAACTGATAATAAGTTAAGGGCTGCTGAGCGCCTGGGTATGCAGGTAATCCTAATCCGCAGACCAGATCTGATTTATCCTAATAAATTTTCTAATATTGATGAAATTGGAGAATATTTCAAAAACCTAAGGCCACATAAACAATATTAA
- the cobJ gene encoding precorrin-3B C(17)-methyltransferase: MKGKIFVVGLGPGDPGNMTPRAFQAIEDCQVLVGYTVYIEQVQELSAGKEIIKKGMGQEIERGKIAVEKAAAGNTVGVVCSGDGGAYGMAGLILELLKDHPAREDIAWEVIPGITAALSCSSLLGAPIVEDFCTISLSDYMTPWEKIITRLEKACEGDFTLAIYNPRSLARPDYLGLAMDVIKKHHTEDTPVGIVRNAYREDQSIILTTLKEFDPEVVDMFCTIIVGNSRTYIANGVMITPRGYRI, from the coding sequence ATGAAGGGGAAAATTTTTGTTGTTGGTTTAGGACCGGGAGATCCGGGCAACATGACACCGAGGGCTTTTCAAGCCATTGAAGACTGTCAGGTTTTGGTAGGATATACCGTATATATCGAACAAGTGCAAGAACTATCCGCAGGCAAAGAAATTATCAAAAAAGGCATGGGGCAAGAGATTGAAAGAGGAAAAATTGCTGTGGAAAAGGCGGCTGCCGGCAATACGGTAGGTGTGGTGTGCAGTGGAGACGGCGGTGCCTATGGGATGGCAGGACTTATTTTGGAATTGCTTAAGGATCATCCGGCACGGGAGGATATTGCCTGGGAAGTGATTCCGGGCATCACCGCGGCCTTGTCTTGCTCTTCCCTTTTAGGTGCACCGATTGTAGAAGATTTTTGCACCATTAGCTTAAGTGATTATATGACTCCTTGGGAAAAGATTATTACCCGATTGGAAAAGGCCTGTGAAGGAGATTTCACTTTGGCCATTTATAATCCGAGAAGTCTGGCACGGCCGGACTATTTAGGACTGGCCATGGATGTGATCAAAAAACACCACACAGAGGATACCCCGGTTGGGATTGTGCGCAATGCCTATCGGGAGGATCAATCGATCATCTTAACCACGTTGAAGGAGTTTGATCCGGAAGTGGTGGATATGTTCTGTACCATCATTGTCGGCAATAGCAGAACCTATATTGCCAATGGTGTAATGATTACACCCAGAGGGTATCGGATATGA
- a CDS encoding cobalamin biosynthesis protein gives MITTASDNLGLISVDMIAKKHHLHMEDMEQVKKVTAALVNGKKVVMINESPYDIEAPGIVQVGIPQLEAMKPDALIYVGCKKALDFLRDDIPAAKLIPRSLVLGIGCRKNIEEEKLREAIDTFMEQKNITLAGVKAVATVDVKKDEPAICAWTAKKGLPLVIVDRGDIAPIQEQFSSSDFVKKTIGVGCVCEPAAYLVSHQGRAVAPKTSFNGITLCIYEDIRTGN, from the coding sequence GTGATCACGACGGCTTCTGATAATTTAGGCCTGATCTCGGTGGATATGATCGCCAAAAAACATCATTTACATATGGAAGATATGGAGCAGGTAAAGAAGGTCACAGCCGCTTTGGTCAATGGAAAAAAGGTTGTGATGATTAACGAAAGTCCTTATGATATTGAAGCCCCGGGTATTGTGCAGGTGGGGATCCCTCAGCTGGAAGCAATGAAACCCGATGCTTTAATCTATGTGGGCTGCAAAAAAGCATTAGACTTTCTCCGGGATGATATCCCTGCGGCAAAACTAATTCCCCGCAGCTTGGTATTAGGGATTGGCTGCCGGAAGAATATTGAGGAAGAAAAACTAAGAGAGGCCATTGATACCTTTATGGAGCAGAAGAACATAACATTAGCCGGGGTAAAGGCTGTGGCAACTGTGGATGTGAAAAAAGATGAGCCGGCGATTTGTGCCTGGACGGCAAAAAAGGGTCTTCCTTTGGTTATTGTGGACCGAGGGGACATTGCACCCATCCAGGAGCAGTTCTCCAGTTCTGACTTTGTCAAAAAGACTATCGGCGTAGGTTGTGTTTGCGAACCTGCCGCCTATCTTGTTTCTCATCAGGGCAGGGCTGTTGCTCCAAAAACCTCATTTAACGGGATTACCTTATGCATATATGAAGATATCAGGACCGGAAATTAA
- the cobM gene encoding precorrin-4 C(11)-methyltransferase, with product MVYFIGAGPGDIELITVKGMKLLQKADVVIYTGSLVSGNILDYCKEGVTIYNSASMSLPEVIDAIQEGIDQGKMVVRLHTGDPSIYGAIREQMDELDKRGIDFEIIPGVSSFVAAASRVKAEFTLPGVSQTIIITRKEGRTGTSEGGKISELAKHRASMAIFLSVQSISQVVEELLEGYNENTPVAVVYKATWPEEKIIRGTLKDIAEKVGDEKINRHAQILVGDFMGSQYELSKLYDSSFSHMYRSGKE from the coding sequence ATGGTTTATTTTATCGGAGCAGGACCGGGAGATATTGAGCTGATCACAGTCAAGGGCATGAAGCTGCTGCAAAAGGCGGATGTGGTCATTTATACCGGTTCTTTAGTAAGCGGAAATATTCTTGATTATTGCAAAGAAGGGGTTACCATCTATAACAGTGCCTCTATGAGTCTGCCGGAGGTGATCGATGCTATCCAGGAAGGCATCGATCAGGGGAAAATGGTGGTACGCCTCCATACGGGTGATCCTTCTATTTATGGGGCGATTCGGGAACAGATGGATGAGCTGGACAAGCGGGGCATTGATTTTGAAATTATTCCCGGAGTAAGCTCTTTTGTTGCGGCCGCTTCCCGGGTGAAGGCAGAATTCACCCTGCCCGGTGTTTCCCAAACCATTATCATTACCAGAAAAGAAGGCCGTACCGGTACTTCTGAAGGAGGCAAGATTTCCGAACTGGCCAAACATCGGGCCTCTATGGCTATTTTCCTGTCCGTTCAATCTATATCTCAGGTGGTAGAAGAATTGCTAGAGGGTTACAACGAAAATACCCCTGTGGCCGTGGTCTATAAGGCTACCTGGCCGGAAGAAAAAATTATCAGAGGAACCTTAAAAGATATTGCAGAAAAAGTTGGAGATGAAAAAATCAATCGGCATGCCCAGATTTTGGTAGGGGATTTTATGGGATCTCAATATGAATTATCCAAACTTTATGATTCTTCCTTTTCCCATATGTATCGGAGCGGAAAAGAGTGA
- the cobI gene encoding precorrin-2 C(20)-methyltransferase: MAKFYGIGVGPGDPELLTIKAAKILKEIDVLILPESRSGKENIAYEIAADHINSAAKLISMEFPMVTDKKIIDQAGKMAAEVVERNVLAGLNTAFITLGDPSTYSTYHYILKHLSRDVQVETVPGITSFSAAAAQTNRSLVEGDEILSIIPATSSKDLMEKALEATKSAVFMKVYNQKIRYGTY; encoded by the coding sequence GTGGCAAAATTTTACGGCATCGGGGTGGGACCGGGGGATCCGGAGCTTCTTACCATTAAAGCTGCCAAGATCTTGAAAGAAATTGATGTATTGATTTTACCGGAATCCCGCAGCGGCAAAGAGAACATTGCCTATGAGATTGCTGCCGATCATATCAATAGTGCAGCAAAACTGATCAGCATGGAATTTCCCATGGTCACCGACAAGAAGATTATCGACCAAGCAGGGAAAATGGCTGCTGAAGTGGTGGAAAGGAACGTGCTGGCGGGCCTGAATACTGCTTTTATTACCTTAGGTGATCCTTCGACCTACAGTACATATCATTATATCCTAAAGCATTTATCAAGGGATGTTCAGGTGGAAACCGTCCCCGGGATTACCTCCTTCAGTGCTGCGGCAGCGCAAACTAATCGCTCCTTGGTGGAAGGGGATGAAATTCTCTCCATCATACCGGCAACTTCCTCCAAGGATTTGATGGAAAAAGCCTTAGAGGCAACGAAAAGTGCTGTCTTTATGAAAGTATATAACCAAAAGATAAGGTACGGGACATATTAA